Part of the Sphaerochaeta associata genome is shown below.
TTCGGCATCAGGTCCTTGGGTGGACATGTTTTGGCTGAACAAGTGCCCACCGGCAAATAAGAGTGATACCTTTGTTGGTGCTAAAATGTTGGCGATCGGCAGTGAGTTGGTAACAATGGTGAGGTTGTTTTTCTGGGTGAGTAGTCTGGCAATTTCTAAGGTGGTGGTACCTGCATCAAGAATGACGGTATCATTGTCTTGTATGAGCTTTGCAGCGATATGGGCGATGATTTGCTTTGCAGAGCGATTGATGTTTTCCCTTTGTTGGAATGCACTTTCCAAGGATTTCTTGAGCACAAAGGCTTCTCCACGCCTACGCATGATGCATTGTTTTTGCTCCAGTAGCGTTAAATCCCGTCTAATCGTGGCTTCTGAAGCAGGAATCTGTGAAAAGAGTGTATGTATGTTGATTGAGCCACGCTCTTCGATAAATCGGAGAATCGTGCTCTGACGAGTGTTCAAGCTTTTCACTAGTACCTCCTGCCTCATACACCATCCATCATATGACAAGAAATATATGTTTGCAAGAAATAGTTTCAAATTCAGTCATTAATGATCATTATTTGATTGTATGAGATTGGATATGAAAGAAATATCTGCGTTTCGTCAAGCCATTCTTGCTTTATGCCGAGCCCTGCCGTACTATCGGAGTTGTGGAACACTGCTTCTCTGACGTACAGGTACTCTGGGCTTCTCGCTTTGACTACCAAAATGATTGGTCGTTGAGGGTTCATGCGCATGACCACTACTATCAAATCATCCATTTCCTGGAAGGCTCGGCACAGGTTCAGGTGGGGAAAAGGGTGGTGAAAGCACAAGGCAATCTGCTTATGTTCCTTCCTCCGGGTGAGATGCATGGGATACTGCAGGTATATTCAGAGAAGTTGTGCACATTGGACATCAAATTCACCATCACCAATCCAACCCTTGCGAATGCCTGCAACGTCATTCCTGTGCTCAGTCTCCCTTCCGGCGATACCCTCAGCCACATTATGCAAAGCATTCTGCAACAAGGCGTGTTGAAACCTCCGCTCTATCAGTCGATGTGTTCAGTACAGATGGGGATGTTGCTCATCGAGCTTATACGGAATTTCCAGACTCACAGCAATGATCCGATCATCAAACAAAATGTCGATATCCCCATCGAGCGGGTACATCACCCACTTGTCAGGGATGTGTTGCGGTATCTCGATTCCAGAAGTCTGGATGTACTGTGCTCCGAGGATCTGGAAGCGGTATTTTCGGTCAGTTATCGCTATTTAAGCCAGCTGTTCAAGCAGGCTTTGGGGTGCACCCCGATAGCCTATGCCCAAAAAAGCAGGATTGAAACGGCGAAGACGCTGCTGATATCCACTAATGCGACAATCAAGCAAATCAGCGAAAAACTTGGATATGCCGACATTCATCAGTTTACTAAAAGTTTCTGCAAACTGGTTGGCTTGCCTCCTGCTCGTTGGAGAGAACAGGAGCTCAACTTTATTTGCAAGGATGTGAATATAGATCCTGACTTTTCCAACCAGTATTTCCTGGAGACAGGCTCCTCGTTCCCGAAATGACAACAACATGACCAATTTCGACAAATACAGATGCCTGCCCTGCCTCGTATAGTGAACATATCCTATACAAGGAGGCCGCTATGCCTACAACCATGACGTACGCCGATCTTGCTTTACTTTCCGAGCGCGAAGCCAAAGGTGACTATCAGAAGGTTGCCATTCTTGAAGAACCTTACAAGCTTTCTTTGGCGAAAGCTGCAATACCTGAACCATCCGATACTGAAATTCGGGTGAAGGTGATCTATGTGGGAATCTGCGGCTCGGACTTAGAGGCCTTTAAAGGAACACGCAATCCGGAATTCATCACCTTGCCTGCAAGACTTGGGCACGAGGTAGCTGGAATCATCGACAAAGTTGGGTCCAATGTTCTCGGCCTGAAAGTCGGAATGAAGGTAGCCTGCCGGTATGTGTGGGGTGCCTATGCGCAGTATATCGTATGCAAGCCGTTCAATGTACAGGTAATGCCCGATTCATTCCCGCTGAAATCCATCAGCCTGATTGAGATTCTTCCTGGTGTCATTCATGCAGCAGAGCTTTCCGCCATCGACTCGGGGAAGCGGGTTCTTATCATCGGCCAGGGTGTAAGCGGTCTGATGCTCACGCAGGTGGTTTCTCTGTATTCCCCTTCTGCTTTGGTGGTAACCGACCACAAGAAGAGGAATCTGGAACTTGCCAAGAGCTATGGAGCAACCCAGACAATTCAAATTCCCGTTGATAAGATTGATAATGCGCCGTATGTGCTACAGGCTCATCCCGAGGGGTATGATGTGGTCATCCCTTGTCTCTTGGAAGGGGACTGCGTGGTGGATGCAATTTCCTGCTGCAGAATTGGAGGAAAGGTGGTGATGTATGGAGGAATAGGAAAGACATCACAACCCGTCGACTATTTTGCAATGCACAGAAAGCGTGCTGAAATTCTCTCAACCGAACCAAAACGTGATATCGATATGTATCGCTATTTCAAGGAAGGCATATCCCTGGTGACCGATGGCCTGATCAGGACTCATGACTATATCGATAGAATCTACCCATTGGAGGCAATCCAAGAAGCATTCGAAGTTCGAGCAGAGAATTCCAATGATGTCATACATGTCTTGATCCAGGTTGCAGAGGAGATTTGATATGAAGAATGGAGTTTACAATATCGGGTTTCTGGGATATGGCGGGGTCGCCCGTAATCAAATGAGACCAGCGGTAGAAGCCTGCAAGCGGCTGAATTTATACGCGATTGCCTCTGCCTCGCAACAGAAAATCGAGGATTTCTCCGGGGTTCTGTATCAAGATTACCAGAGTCTGCTCGATGATCCGCAGGTTGATATTATCTATATAGCCCTGCCTAATACGCTGCATGCCGGATATGTCCTTGCCTGCCTTCAGAAGGGTAAGCATGTCATCTGCGAAAAGCCGCTTGCCATGCGGGAAGAGGAGGTGGATGCCATCATGCAAGTCTCCTTGAAAACCGGATGCAAGGTGATGGAAGGCTTCATGTATCGGTACATGGATAGGATGCAAATCTTGCAGAAATTGCTTGAAGAGAAGGTCATCGGGGAGCTGACGCTTATCCAGTCGTCGTTCTTTTCATTGCGCGAGAGACTGAAGGGCATTCGAGCCAACCCTTCCTTGGGAGGGGGAAGTCTCTGGGATTTAGGCTGCTATCCCATCAGCCTTATCAGCTTTCTTACAGGTGGAGAGAATCCTCTCACGGTCCAGGTGATGGCTAAACGCGAGCAAGGCGTGGATGGCTACATGGCAGGACAGTTGGGATACGGCAGCGCTCTGCTCGCTTCCTTCTCTTGCGGTTGGATCTCCGAGGTGAGAACCATTGAAACCCGGCTGATCGGGACAAAGGGAGTCATTGAAATCCAAAGACTGTTCAATTGGGAACAGGGTTCGATTCGCATACTGACCAAGGACGATGACAAGCAGATGCTTCTCGATGCAGAAGATCCATTCCTCAAGGAACTTGATGCATTCATAGGGCATATTGAGACGAATTCTGCACTAGGGATGCCACTAGAGGAGAGCAAGCGAATCATCTCGTTGATGCAGAGACTAGAGACTTCAATTACATGGATCTAGGACAGGAAAGGAAAATTTCTCCCTAGCTCGCCCATTCTGGTCTATACTGCATGCAGGAAATAGTTCTGCTTGCTACGCTTGCTGATGGAGTACTCATGAAAGGTGGAGCGTCCAAAATTCCTGTCATCTCAAAGTTTATTGGCTCGAAATACAGCATTCGGGCCAAATTGATTATCATGTATTTGTTGGTGGCCACCTTACCGATCATCATTATCTCCATCATTTCTTATACCTTGTCGTTTCGAGCAATGCGGAGATCTGCTGTTGATACATTTTTCACAGTTGCCGACCAGTTGAACAACAATATCGAGTTGTTGCTGCTGGACAGTAAAAACTTCCTAAAAATCGCTGAATCAGAACAGGTTCAGAACTATCTCTACCGGTCCACTGATGAGGAAACTAAGTATAAGAATGCTATGGAAGTAGTGACTCTCTTCAAAAGTTATAGAAACTTGTTTGATTTCACCAACTACATTGCCAATGTTGTTATTCTAAACAGAAATGGCAGTCATATCAGTGAGCATCGTGGCGTCTATGACCTGCCTGTCGGAATCGACGAGCTTGAGATAGTGCAGGAGATCCGCAAGTATGGCGACCGTATTTCCATCATTCCTGCAGAGAAGCACCCATACATGATTCCTGAGAGCACACAGGGGTATCTCTCCATCTGCCAGGTGATCCGAAAGAACATTACTCATGAGGAGTTGGGTTATATTATTGTTAATGTCAGGATTGACACCCTGCATAACCTCGTGGATACCATTTCCATCTCACCTCCTGGTGATTTCTTCATTGTGGAGGGGCTGGACAACTTCATCTACCCGCGCACGTTTGCCTATGAAGAGGGACTGCTGCCAAGCAATCGGATAGAGCAGATTCGCACAGAACAAAGCGGCTATTTCACCGAATCCTATAAGGGTGTGGACTCCTTTTTTGTATTCAATACACTGGGGTTGACAGGGTGGAAGATTATCGGGCGTTCTGACAGTAGAAATCTGCTTGCCGGTGCCATCACCATCCGCAATACAACCTTTCTGCTTTTGCTGGTGACGATGACCATTTCTGTCCTCATGTATGTCTATATTTCCAGCAGACTGACGCATCCGATCAGAAATCTGAAACAGTCGATGACCCTCGTCGAGCAGGGGGACCTTGACTTACAAATAACGACTGTTTCAAAGGATGAAATCGGGGATTTGACGCATAGTTTTCACTCAATGGTCGGGAAAATCAAGGAGCTTCTGGATATCACCCGTGAAGAGCAGATGCTCTCAAAGAAGATGGAATTTCGTGCGCTACAGGCTCAGATCAATCCCCACTTCCTCTACAACTCACTGGAATCGATACTTTGGATGGCGGAAGCCGGCAAGAAGGAAGATATTCTCACCATCACCAAGTCGCTTTCAAACTTCTATCGCATCAGTTTGAGCAAGGGTGATTACAAGATTCCTATACGCAATGAGATTGCACATGTGGAGAATTATCTCATCATCCAGAAGTTGCGGTACCGTGACATTCTCTCGTACAAGATTGAAGTTCCCCAAACCCTGTATCAGTATACAATCATCAAACTGGTCCTGCAGCCGATTGTAGAGAATGCCCTGTATCACGGTATTAAGAATAGACGCGATATGGGAACGCTACTTATCAAGGGGTATGAAGAGCCTGACGCCATTGTGCTTGAGGTGAGTGATGATGGCATGGGTATGGATGCAGAGCAGATTCAGAGTATTGAGCACATGCTGAACATACCCATTACATCTAACACACTCTCTGCAAGCTATGGACTGAGGAATATCCATCAGCGCTTGAAGCTGGAGTATGGAGAAGGGATGGGAGTGCACATAAAAAGCGAACGGTCGGTTGGGACTGTAGTCAGCATCCGCATTGCCAAGGAGCCGTATGATGTATAAAGCAGTACTCATCGAGGATGAAATAATAATTCGTGAGAATATCAGGGAGAACTTTCCTTGGGCGGAAAATGGTGTTTTGCTTGCAGGAGAAGCCTCCGATGGAGAGACGGCATTGCAGCTTATTGAGGATGTGAACCCTCAAATTGTCATTACCGATATCAAGATGCCGTTTCTGGACGGCTTGGACTTAAGCCGTATCATCCTTTCCCAGATGCCTTGGATCAAGGTAATCATCATGACCGGTCATGATGACTTTGAACTTGCCCAGCAAGCCTTGAAGATAGGAGTAAGCGATTATCTACTCAAACCGGTCGGCATGGAGGAGCTGAAGGCAAGCCTGCATTCGGTAATCCAGAGAATCGATGATGAGCGTGCGCATCTTGATAATATTGAGAAACTGCAAACCGAGATGGAGATCAACAAACAGTTTTTGCAGAAGGAGTTTCTCAGTAATCTGATCGCCGGGGTGCTGAGCGTCTCTGAAATCTTCGATACGGCAACATCGCTAAATATCGCAATCAAGGCAAAAGCCTACGGGGTTATTGTCCTGAACTTGGAAATGCAGCCAGCCTCCGTATCAGAGGAGTTCATTAAAGCCGGTTCCATCATCAATACATTGCAGACCGACGATGTATTGTTGATACGATCAAGTCTCAAGGAATATATCCTTTTGATGAAGGGTGCTAGTGAGAGAGCCTTGCAAAATGACAGATACCGCATCAGCCAGTCGATCAAACGGGAGCTCGAGCGACAAACAAAAGTACAGGTAAGTCTCTCCATCGGAGGAGTGAAGAGTCGACTCCAGGATATTCATGAGTCGTACGAGGAGGCGCAAAAAACGGCCAAGCTCTCCTATCTCTTTGGGAAAAACAAGGTGGTAGGATTTGAGGACACGACCATGCTCAACCCCTATCAAGGAGCGAAAATCCCCTTTGAGCGTTCGGAGATTTCTGACTTTTTAAGAATCGGCCTTAAGGATGAATTGGAAGACTTTATAGCTCGACATATCCTGCGTTTTGAGGCATTCCCGTCCAATCTCTTTTTCACCATGCTTGCCCGCTTTAATGTGTTCTACGAGACAACCTTGTTCTTGGAGGAGATCGGGTACTATCAGCAGAGTATGGAATCGAATCAGCAACTCAATCTCTTGATAACCGAGTGCACAGAGAGCTTGAGTTTGGACGAAGTAATTGAACAGACCAGGCAACTATTTGCCTTTGCCCTGCAACAACGGGAACAACAAAAGACTCAGACCTACGAATCGGTCATCAATAAGGTGAAAAACTTTATCAAGGCCAACTATCAACACAGGACACTGCAACTTTCGGATGTTGCCAATCATGTGAATATGAGTTGCAGTCACCTCAGTACAATCTTCAATCAAGAGACGGGTATGAGTTACACAGACTATGTTTGCGAGATTCGAATTGCCAAGGCTAAAGAGTTGCTCTCCCTTGGATCACTGCGCTCGGCGGAAGTGGCCTATGCAGTGGGATTCAGTGATCCTCACTACTTTTACACAATCTTTAAAAAGGTAACCGGTATGACTTCAAGCGCTTATCGGATGAGTGTAAAAGGTGCCGATATCGAAGTATAAAATTTTTAGGTGGGGAGCACGAGTTCAAAAAATTTTCTACACTCCAAAGTCTTTCTTATGAATGATTTTCAACTCCGTCCCGATTTAATTCTATTGTGGGCTGAAAAAAACGGCTCATATACTTTAGGCAGATATTACGAACAATCTTTCACATTCACCAAAAAAAAGGGGGAGAATTATGAAAAGACGTAGTGTAATCACCACCGTGGCTATCGCGCTCGTGCTTCTTGCCGTGTCATCCCTGTTGTTTGCAGCTGGATCGTCAGAAGGCAAAGCTGGAGCCGCAAAAACCAAGACGTACGCAATCGTGTATCCAATCGTACACCCGTTCTTCGAACCGGTGACCGATAGTGCTGAAGCGTATGCAGAGAAGATGGGGTACAAGGTCATTACCAGAGCCCCTGAGGGAGTAGGAGTCAATCAACAAATTGAGATCATGGAAAATCTGATCGCAATGAAGGTTGATGGTATTGCAATCGTTCCGACCGATCCTGATGCTTTGGCACCGTATATCGACAAAGCTATCGATGCAGGAATTCCGACCATTTGTTTTGAATCCGACAACCAGGAAAGTAAGCGATTGGCGTTCTTGGGAACGTACAATTACAATGCTGGTAGACACCTTGGCTCGGTCGTAGGGCGTGAACTCAATGGGAAGGGGACGATGATCATCTGTACCGGTCTGCCCACCCAGAGAAGCTTGAACGAGCGCATACAGGGTATCCAGGATGAGCTGAAGGAAAACTTTCCTGGCGTGAAAATTCTCGACATTCAGACCGGACAGGGTGACCCGAACTTGACTGTCAACGTCATTGAGACACAAATTCAGTCGTATCCCAATTTCGATGTTTTCACCAGCATCGATGCAACAGGCGGACCTGCTGCTGTGGCAATCTGGAAATCCCTTGGCTGGACGGCAGATGACCATATGATCATCACATTCGATAACATGGAAGAGAACATCCAGGGAATCCGTGATGGCCAGGTAACCTCTGTCGTATCCCAAAAGCAGTGGCTCTGGGGTGAGATGATCCTCAAGACCCTGGACGACATTGTTGCTGGAAAGAGCGTTCCAGACTCCACAGATACCGGAACGGTTGAAATCACCAAAGCTAATGTTGAAACCTACATGAGCAATTGATGTATTGGACTTCAGCGATATCCTCTGGGGTATCGCTGAATCTCTGTGTTTCCAAACAGCTTTCGGTGTTAGGGAAGCTGTCATGAAATAGGTGTCTTGACCATGAACAAAGTAATAACAGGCAAACAAATTAGGATTTGGGCTACCGACCTTAGAAAAAACAGGATGACCGGGCTCATCGTGCTGATGGTTCTTCTGATACTTATCCTTTCCTTATTGCGGCCGGACACCTTTTTTTCTTCGACTAATCTATTCAACATTCTCAAGCAGGCAAGTATTGTCTCCATTATCGCCTTCGGTCAAACCTTCATTATGGTCTCGGGGGGAATCGACCTCTCGGTCGGCTACTCCTTGGGCTTGTCCGGAGTAATCATGGCCGTTATGATTACCGCCGGTTTTTCTCCTATGCTGGCCATACTCGGCGGATTGGGAATCAGCTGTCTTATCGGTTTGGCCAATGGTGTCATCATTACCCAATTCAAGCTGCCTCCCTTCATCGTCACCCTGGGCTTGGCCAAAATTGCCAGAGGAATTATGTATGTATTAACCCGCGGTTATCCGATTCCTGTTCGCGACCCGTTTGTAATCGGGGTGGGAAACAAGTATCTTGGGCCGTTTCCCATTATGTCTCTCATTATGCTCGCGCTCTTTGTTGTCTCAGCCTTTGTATTGGGAAAGACGGTTTTCGGCTTGAGAACAAAGGCCATAGGCGGCAATGAAACCGCCGCCCGACTTTCAGGTATAAAAGTTACTCGTCATAAAATTATGCTCTATGTGCTTACTGGTTTGCTCTGTGGTATTGCCGGAATCATCATGGCTGGTCGTGTGAACTCAGGCAATCCAAACTCGGGTGTAAACTTCGACCTGGACTCAATCGCTGCCGTAATTGTCGGAGGAACCGCCATGAGTGGCGGCGAGGGTACGGTAATCGGAACCTTGCTGGGCGCTTTGATCCTTCAGATAATCAGCAACGGATTGGTACTGATGAATGTAAGTATCTACTGGCAGACAATCGTAGCTGGTGTGCTGATCATTTCCGTATGCGCCTTGGATAGTTTCTCCCATTCGAGAAATCAGGCATAAGGGAGGATTTTCTATGCAGTCCAACTATATACTGGAGATGCAAGGGATAACCAAACGTTTCCCAGGCGTGGTTGCCCTCGAAAATGTCTCATTCAATTTGATGAAGGGAGAAATTCACGCCCTCATCGGTGAGAATGGGGCTGGGAAGAGCACACTGATGAAAATTCTCGGTGGTGTCTATATACCCGATGAAGGTTCCATCTTTCTTGAGAACGAGCCGGTTCAGTTCCATACTCCACGCGAATCTTTGGCCCACAGTATCAGTGTCATTTACCAGGAATTCAATCTGGTTCCGACCCTCAGCGTTGCTGAGAATATTTTCCTTGGCAAGGAGTTGATAGCCAAGAATCGATTGGCAGCTGATCGAAAGACAATGGAAGCGGAGGCGGCCAAGGTGATGGCAAAGTTGGGTCTTTCGAATTTTGATTGCTCTGTATGGGTCAAGCATCTAAGTGTTGCACAACAACAATTGGTGGAAATCGCAAAGGCTATTTACAATAATGCCAAGATTCTTGTCATGGACGAGCCTACTGCAGTGCTCAGCCCCAACGAAACAGGCCTTCTTTTCAAGCTTATGCGTGACTTGCGTTCCCATGGGCTTTCCATCATCTATATATCCCATCGACTATCGGAAATTCTTGATCTCTCCGACAGAGTCACCGTGCTGCGTGACGGCAAGTTTGTCGTTGAGCTGGAAAATAATCGAGATCAGGTCCACGAGACGGACTTGGTGAAATACATGGTTGGAAGGGATTTGAAGGATACGTTTCCGATGCGGGAAAACCTCGAATTCGGCGACACCATTCTCGAGGTCAAAAACCTGACCAAGAAGGGGATGTTTTCCGATATCTCATTCTCACTTCGCAAAGGTGAAATCCTTGGATTTTCCGGTTTGATTGGTGCAGGAAGAACCGAGGTGATGAAGGCTCTATTCGGGTACTATCCCGTCGATTCGGGGGAAATCTTTGTCGAGGGAAAGGAAGTTCATATCAGATCGGTCAGCGATGCCATCAAGCATCGCATCGCCCTCATTCCAGAGGACCGTAAGCGGGAGGGCTTGGTGTTGGTGCTTTCCATGGCACAGAACATGGTTTTGACGAGCATCGATTTGGTTCAACGCTATGGGATTCTGATTAAGAAACAGTTCAACAAGGTAGTGAATTCCTATATCGAGGAGCTTTCAATTCGACCTGCACTTCCGAATCGTAAGATTAAGGATTTCAGCGGCGGCAACCAGCAGAAAGTCGTGGTTGCCAAGTGGTTATCCAATAATCCACATATTGTAATTCTTGACGAACCTACCAGGGGAATCGATGTCGGGGCCAAGGTCGAGATTTATAAATTGATCAATGCGTTGGCCCAGTCGGGTCTGGGAGTAATCTTCATCTCATCTGAACAGTTGGAGGTGATCGGCATGTGTGACCGGGTGCTGGTCATGCACAACGGAAGGATGAGCGGAGAGTTTGAGAGGAGTCAGGTGACTGAAGAAGGTCTTATGGCCGCAGCTGCCGGGCTTCGTGCACTGAATAAATAAGGGGGATTCTATGAAGCATTATGATTTGTTCATTGACAACAAGTGGGTGAAGAGCTCCATCGGTGAAACGTTTACATCAACGTGTCCAGCTACCGGGGAGGTGCTTGCATCGTTTGAGGAAGCCGGTCTCGACGATGTTGACAAGGCCTGTCAGGTTGCCAGAAGAACGTTCAATAGTGGTGTCTGGTCGAGAATGGAAAACAATGAGCGCGCCAAAATCATGCTCAAGGCTGCCGATATCATGCAGCGTCGTTGGGATGAGTTGTGCAGAATGGAAGCTCAGGATACCGGTAAGCCGATTCATGAAGTCGAAACAGGAGATATGCCCTATTCAATCTATGCATTTCGGTATTTTGCAAATATTGCACGTGAGATAAACGGCGAACTCATCCCGGTTGCCAACGAACCCTACATGCATGACTACATGACATATGAGCCGTATGGAGTGGTTGCCATTATCAGTCCTTATAACTTCCCGTTGCACCTGCTGACCCGCAGTCTTGCCCCGGCTTTGGCTGCAGGAAATACGACGGTATGCAAAGCTTCTTCCATGACTCCTTGGACAACCGCAGTGTTGGGTGAAATCATTGAAGAGGCAGGGTTTCCAGCCGGTGTGGTAAACATCATCTCCGGAAAAGGAAGTACTGTAGGTGAAGCATTGGCCTCTCATCGTGAGGTTGATGTTGTAGCACTTACCGGGTCCGAACAGGTAGGTCGGAGACTGTTGGAACTGTCCGCCAGGTCGGAGATTATTAAAAAGAATGTGCTTGAACTGGGAGGAAAGGGACCTGTCATTGTGGAACCCGATTGCCGCTATGAGGACACCGTGGTTGGAGTGGCCGACGGACTGTTGCTGAACGGTGGGCAGGTATGCTGTGCGCAGACCCGTCTGTTGCTCCATGAGTCGCTCTATGACCGCTTTATTGCAGATCTCTGCAAGGAACTTCAAAAACGCAAACCCGGTGACATCCTCGATCCAGAAACCCGATTGGGCTCTATGATCAACAGGGCCCAAATGGAAAAGGTCCACAAAACCGTCATGGATGCCGTCGCCGATGGTGCTACCTTGGTCTGTGGAGGCGAGCCGTTCAGTGGACCTCTCTTTGACAAGGGGTCTTTCTACAAACCGACCTTGCTGTGTGATGTACGAGAAGACATGAAATGCTACCGTGAGGAAATTTTCGGACCTGTGCTTGTGGTGATGAAGTACACATCC
Proteins encoded:
- a CDS encoding aldehyde dehydrogenase family protein, with protein sequence MKHYDLFIDNKWVKSSIGETFTSTCPATGEVLASFEEAGLDDVDKACQVARRTFNSGVWSRMENNERAKIMLKAADIMQRRWDELCRMEAQDTGKPIHEVETGDMPYSIYAFRYFANIAREINGELIPVANEPYMHDYMTYEPYGVVAIISPYNFPLHLLTRSLAPALAAGNTTVCKASSMTPWTTAVLGEIIEEAGFPAGVVNIISGKGSTVGEALASHREVDVVALTGSEQVGRRLLELSARSEIIKKNVLELGGKGPVIVEPDCRYEDTVVGVADGLLLNGGQVCCAQTRLLLHESLYDRFIADLCKELQKRKPGDILDPETRLGSMINRAQMEKVHKTVMDAVADGATLVCGGEPFSGPLFDKGSFYKPTLLCDVREDMKCYREEIFGPVLVVMKYTSLNEAIDYANASKFGLGAGIFSESHKTIHYAAQRLNAGSIFVNMPNTARMNAPFGGNRNSGIGREYGKTGLHEYLRTKNTIWNMAFGYPQEQRDIYF
- a CDS encoding sugar ABC transporter ATP-binding protein; the protein is MQSNYILEMQGITKRFPGVVALENVSFNLMKGEIHALIGENGAGKSTLMKILGGVYIPDEGSIFLENEPVQFHTPRESLAHSISVIYQEFNLVPTLSVAENIFLGKELIAKNRLAADRKTMEAEAAKVMAKLGLSNFDCSVWVKHLSVAQQQLVEIAKAIYNNAKILVMDEPTAVLSPNETGLLFKLMRDLRSHGLSIIYISHRLSEILDLSDRVTVLRDGKFVVELENNRDQVHETDLVKYMVGRDLKDTFPMRENLEFGDTILEVKNLTKKGMFSDISFSLRKGEILGFSGLIGAGRTEVMKALFGYYPVDSGEIFVEGKEVHIRSVSDAIKHRIALIPEDRKREGLVLVLSMAQNMVLTSIDLVQRYGILIKKQFNKVVNSYIEELSIRPALPNRKIKDFSGGNQQKVVVAKWLSNNPHIVILDEPTRGIDVGAKVEIYKLINALAQSGLGVIFISSEQLEVIGMCDRVLVMHNGRMSGEFERSQVTEEGLMAAAAGLRALNK